From the Prunus dulcis chromosome 4, ALMONDv2, whole genome shotgun sequence genome, one window contains:
- the LOC117624162 gene encoding G-type lectin S-receptor-like serine/threonine-protein kinase At1g11410, whose protein sequence is MDMITRILLIFLVPLPSCIFSLDTITPNQPLRDGDVLVSSKKIFALGFFSPGNSQKRYVGVWYNKVPEQTIVWVANRDNPVTDTSGLLAINSHGDLVIYCKNQSSPLWSANVTVSSPNNSTAKLLDTGNLVLLENGSQSPLWQGFDYPSNTMLPFMKLGLDRRSKLNRFLTSWKSKDDPGTGTCSYGIDPSGFPQLFLYKGQAPRWRGKAWIKERWSGVPEMTNNFIFNVTFVNNQDEISIVFTITDKSIFSRLVLDESGIVERSTWYNQVHQWVKFWSAPVERCDEYGRCGANSNCDPYNVDKFECTCLPGFEPKLLHEWYLRDGSGGCVSTKRASLCRNGEGFVKVPRVKPPDSSAARVNLSMGLEACKAECLRNCSCMAYSSADERKGGIGCVTWHGDLVDMRTYSNLGQDLYVRVNATILTQYAMKSNGSLGHKEKLAVSLVSGLVFFLLFCIVFCLAKRKRKGKRRQDKLSFSLTRASTYLEDSPVRTDLGESRINSDLPIFELRTIAAATNNFSPNNKLGKGGFGSVYKGVLYNGKEIAVKRLAKNSDQGIEEFKNEVVLIAKLQHRNLVRILGCCVQDEEKMLIYEYLPNRSLDSFIFNEAKRAFLDWPKRFEIIYGIARGILYLHHDSRLRIIHRDLKASNVLLDSAMNPKISDFGMARIFGAEQIEANTNRVVGTYGYMSPEYAMQGLFSVKSDVYSFGVLLLEIVSGRKNTRYYHDNPDSNLVGHVWDLWKEGRASEIIDSTLGKSYLVDEVVRCIQIALLCVQEHATNRPTMSGVVSMLGNNATAPSPRQPGFLVKRSYHTSGDRSASTEGAYSVNDVTCTEIEAR, encoded by the exons ATGGACATGATCACCCGTATATTGCTTATCTTCCTTGTTCCTCTCCCTTCTTGCATTTTTTCCCTTGACACCATTACGCCAAACCAACCCCTCAGAGACGGCGACGTTTTGGTGTCTAGCAAGAAAATCTTTGCACTTGGGTTCTTCAGTCCCGGCAATTCTCAGAAACGCTATGTTGGAGTTTGGTACAACAAAGTTCCAGAGCAAACCATCGTCTGGGTTGCAAACAGAGACAACCCTGTCACTGATACCTCTGGCCTCCTAGCCATTAACAGCCATGGCGACCTTGTCATCTACTGCAAGAACCAAAGCAGCCCTCTTTGGTCCGCTAATGTCACAGTCTCTTCACCAAACAACTCCACAGCCAAGCTCTTGGATACAGGGAACCTTGTTTTGCTTGAAAACGGTAGCCAAAGTCCTCTCTGGCAAGGCTTTGATTATCCCTCTAACACAATGCTCCCATTTATGAAACTTGGGCTGGACCGGCGGTCCAAGCTGAACCGGTTTCTCACATCCTGGAAGTCCAAAGATGACCCGGGAACTGGTACCTGTTCGTATGGGATTGACCCGAGTGGGTTTCCGCAGCTGTTTTTATACAAGGGTCAAGCCCCGCGCTGGCGGGGCAAGGCATGGATCAAGGAGAGATGGAGCGGTGTGCCtgaaatgacaaataatttcataTTCAACGTCACTTTTGTGAACAATCAAGATGAGATATCTATTGTGTTTACCATCACAGATAAATCAATTTTCTCGCGGCTGGTACTTGATGAATCAGGAATCGTTGAACGGTCCACGTGGTATAATCAGGTACACCAGTGGGTCAAGTTTTGGTCGGCCCCGGTAGAGCGGTGTGACGAATATGGAAGGTGCGGTGCAAATAGCAATTGTGACCCGTACAATGTGGATAAGTTCGAGTGCACGTGCCTACCCGGTTTCGAACCCAAGCTGCTCCACGAATGGTATTTGCGAGACGGGTCGGGTGGGTGCGTGAGTACAAAAAGAGCGTCCCTTTGTCGAAATGGGGAAGGGTTCGTGAAGGTGCCACGTGTAAAGCCGCCTGACTCATCGGCAGCACGTGTGAACTTGAGTATGGGTCTGGAAGCATGCAAAGCAGAGTGCTTGAGGAATTGTTCTTGCATGGCGTACTCAAGTGCAGATGAAAGAAAGGGAGGGATCGGGTGCGTGACATGGCATGGGGACTTGGTTGACATGAGGACTTATTCGAATTTGGGTCAAGATCTATACGTTCGAGTTAATGCAACTATTTTAA CACAATATGCAATGAAGTCAAATGGTTCTCTTGGCCATAAGGAGAAGCTGGCAGTTTCACTAGTATCTGGTCTAGTGTTCTTTCTCTTGTTCTGCATTGTGTTTTGTTTGgcaaagaggaagagaaaag GTAAGCGAAGACAAGATAAACTTTCCTTCAGTCTGACCAGAGCATCAACCTACTTGGAAGATTCTCCTGTTAGAACAGATCTTGGGGAAAGCAGAATAAACTCAGACTTACCAATCTTTGAACTGCGTACCATAGCTGCAGCAACAAACAATTTCTCTCCCAATAACAAGCTTGGAAAAGGCGGTTTCGGCTCTGTCTATaag GGTGTGCTTTACAATGGGAAGGAAATAGCAGTGAAAAGACTAGCCAAGAATTCAGACCAAGGAATTGAAGAGTTTAAGAATGAAGTTGTCCTTATTGCAAAACTCCAGCACCGGAACCTTGTCAGGATTTTAGGTTGCTGcgttcaagatgaagagaagatgCTAATCTATGAATACTTGCCTAACAGAAGTCTGGACTCTTTCATTTTCA ATGAAGCAAAAAGGGCATTTTTAGATTGGCCAAAACGCTTTGAGATTATCTATGGGATTGCCAGAGGGATCTTATACCTTCATCACGATTCGAGATTAAGAATCATCCATAGAGATCTAAAGGCCAGCAATGTTCTACTGGATTCTGCTATGAATCCTAAGATTTCAGATTTTGGCATGGCTAGAATATTTGGAGCAGAACAAATCGAAGCAAATACAAATCGTGTGGTTGGGACATA TGGTTATATGTCACCAGAGTATGCAATGCAAGGACTGTTTTCGGTGAAGAGTGATGTATATAGCTTCGGCGTTTTACTGCTAGAAATAGTCAGTGGCAGAAAGAACACCCGTTACTACCATGACAATCCAGACTCAAATTTGGTTGGACAT GTCTGGGACTTGTGGAAAGAAGGTAGAGCCTCGGAAATCATCGACTCAACTTTGGGCAAATCGTACCTTGTCGATGAAGTCGTAAGATGCATTCAAATCGCGCTCTTGTGCGTGCAGGAGCACGCGACTAATCGTCCGACAATGTCAGGGGTTGTGTCCATGCTGGGAAATAATGCAACAGCTCCTTCACCAAGGCAACCTGGATTTTTGGTTAAGAGAAGTTATCATACTAGTGGAGACCGATCAGCCAGCACTGAAGGAGCTTACTCTGTAAACGATGTAACGTGTACAGAAATAGAAGCTCGCTAA
- the LOC117624492 gene encoding G-type lectin S-receptor-like serine/threonine-protein kinase At1g11410 — MDMITHILLIFLVLLPSCIFSLDTITPNQPLRDGDVLVSSKKIFALGFFSPGNSQKRYVGVWYNKVPEQTIVWVANRDNPVTDTSGLLAINSHGDLVIYCKNQSSPLWSANVTVSSPNNSTAKLLDTGNLVLLENGSLSPLWQGFDHPSNTLLPFMKLGLDRRSKLNRFLTSWKSKDDPGTGTCSYGIDPSGFPQLFLYKGQAPRWRAGAWIGERWSGVPEMTNNFIFNVTFVNNQDEISIVFAITDESIFSRMVLDESGIVERSTWHNQVHQWVKFWSAPQEQCDDYGMCGANSNCDPSNADKFECTCLPGFKPALLHEWYLRDGSGGCVSTKGASLCRNGEGFVKVPRVKVPNSSAARVNLSMGQEACEAECLRNCSCMAYSNADERKGGIGCVTWHGDLVDTRTYSNLGQDLYVRVNATVLAQYAMKSNGSLGHKEKLAVSLVSGLVFFLLFCIVFWLAKRKRKGKQRQDKFSFSLTTASTYFEDSPVRTDLGESRINSDLPIFELRTIAAATNNFSSNNKLGEGGFGSVYKGVLYNGKEIAVKRLAKNSGQGIEEFKNEVVLIAKLQHRNLVRILGCCVQDEEKMLIYEYLPNKSLDSFIFDEAKRAFLDWPKRLEIIYGIARGILYLHHDSRLRIIHRDLKASNVLLDSAMNPKISDFGMARIFGAEQIEANTNRVVGTYGYMSPEYAMEGLFSIKSDVYSFGVLLLEIVCGRKNTGYYHDNPDSNLVGHVWDLWKEGKASEIIDSTLGESYPVDEVVRCIQIALLCVQEHATNRPTMSGVVSMLGNNAAAPSPRQPGFLVKRSYHTSGDPSASTEGAYSVNDVTCTEIEAR, encoded by the exons ATGGACATGATCACCCATATATTGCTTATCTTCCTTGTTCTTCTCCCTTCTTGCATTTTTTCCCTTGACACCATTACGCCAAACCAACCCCTCAGAGACGGCGACGTTTTGGTGTCTAGCAAGAAAATCTTTGCACTTGGGTTCTTCAGTCCCGGCAATTCTCAGAAACGCTATGTTGGAGTTTGGTACAACAAAGTTCCAGAGCAAACCATCGTCTGGGTTGCAAACAGAGACAACCCTGTCACTGATACCTCTGGCCTCCTAGCCATTAACAGCCATGGCGACCTTGTCATCTACTGCAAGAACCAAAGCAGCCCTCTTTGGTCCGCTAATGTCACAGTCTCTTCACCAAACAACTCCACAGCCAAGCTCTTGGATACAGGGAACCTTGTTTTGCTTGAAAACGGTAGCCTAAGTCCTCTCTGGCAAGGCTTTGATCATCCCTCTAACACACTGCTCCCATTTATGAAACTTGGGCTGGACCGGCGGTCCAAGCTGAACAGGTTTCTCACATCCTGGAAGTCCAAAGATGATCCGGGAACTGGTACCTGTTCGTATGGGATTGACCCGAGTGGGTTTCCGCAGCTGTTTTTATATAAGGGTCAAGCCCCGCGCTGGCGGGCCGGGGCATGGATCGGGGAGAGATGGAGCGGTGTGCCcgaaatgacaaataattttatattcaaCGTCACTTTTGTGAACAATCAAGATGAGATATCTATTGTGTTTGCTATCACAGATGAATCAATTTTCTCGCGAATGGTACTTGATGAATCAGGGATCGTTGAACGGTCCACGTGGCATAATCAGGTGCACCAGTGGGTCAAGTTTTGGTCGGCCCCGCAAGAGCAGTGTGACGACTATGGGATGTGCGGTGCAAATAGCAATTGTGACCCGTCCAATGCGGATAAGTTCGAGTGCACGTGCCTACCCGGTTTCAAACCCGCACTGCTCCATGAATGGTATTTGCGAGATGGGTCGGGTGGGTGCGTGAGTACAAAAGGAGCGTCCCTTTGTCGAAATGGGGAAGGGTTTGTGAAGGTGCCGCGTGTAAAGGTGCCTAACTCGTCGGCAGCACGTGTGAACTTGAGTATGGGTCAGGAAGCGTGCGAAGCAGAGTGCTTGAGGAATTGTTCTTGCATGGCGTACTCAAATGCAGATGAAAGAAAGGGAGGGATCGGGTGCGTGACATGGCATGGGGACTTGGTGGACACAAGGACTTATTCGAATCTGGGCCAAGATTTATATGTTCGCGTTAATGCAACTGTTTTAG CACAATATGCAATGAAGTCAAACGGTTCTCTTGGCCATAAGGAGAAGCTGGCAGTTTCACTAGTATCTGGTCTAGTGTTCTTTCTCTTGTTCTGCATTGTGTTTTGGTTGgcaaagaggaagagaaaag GTAAGCAAAGACAAGATAAATTTTCGTTCAGTCTGACCACAGCATCAACCTACTTTGAAGATTCTCCTGTTAGAACAGATCTTGGGGAAAGCAGAATAAACTCAGACTTACCAATCTTTGAACTGCGTACCATAGCTGCAGCAACAAACAATTTCTCTTCCAATAACAAGCTAGGAGAAGGCGGTTTCGGCTCTGTCTATAAg GGTGTGCTTTACAATGGGAAGGAAATAGCAGTGAAAAGACTAGCCAAGAATTCAGGCCAAGGAATTGAAGAGTTTAAGAATGAAGTTGTCCTTATTGCAAAACTCCAGCACCGGAACCTTGTCAGGATTTTAGGTTGCTGcgttcaagatgaagagaagatgCTAATCTATGAATACTTGCCTAACAAAAGTCTGGACTCTTTCATTTTCG ATGAAGCAAAAAGGGCATTTTTAGATTGGCCAAAACGCCTTGAGATTATCTATGGGATTGCCAGAGGGATCTTATACCTTCATCACGATTCGAGATTAAGAATCATCCATAGAGATCTAAAGGCCAGCAATGTTCTACTGGATTCTGCTATGAATCCTAAGATTTCAGATTTTGGCATGGCTAGAATATTTGGAGCTGAACAAATTGAAGCAAATACAAATCGTGTGGTTGGGACATA TGGTTATATGTCACCAGAGTACGCAATGGAAGGACTGTTTTCGATAAAGAGTGATGTATATAGCTTCGGCGTTTTACTGCTAGAAATCGTCTGTGGCAGAAAGAATACCGGTTACTACCATGATAATCCGGACTCAAATTTGGTTGGACAT GTCTGGGACTTGTGGAAAGAAGGTAAAGCCTCGGAAATCATTGACTCAACTTTGGGGGAATCGTACCCTGTCGACGAAGTTGTAAGATGCATTCAAATCGCGCTCTTGTGCGTGCAGGAGCACGCGACTAATCGTCCAACAATGTCAGGGGTTGTGTCCATGCTGGGAAATAATGCAGCAGCTCCTTCACCAAGGCAACCTGGATTTTTGGTTAAGAGAAGTTATCATACTAGTGGAGACCCATCAGCCAGCACTGAAGGAGCTTACTCTGTAAACGATGTAACATGTACAGAAATAGAAGCTCGCTAA